The following is a genomic window from Dermatophilaceae bacterium Soc4.6.
CACCGTGGATGCGGATGACGACGCCCTGGAACACCTGGACGCGCGAGCGGGTGCCCTCGACGACCTTGACGTGCACCTTGAGGGTGTCGCCGGCGCGGAAGGCCGGGATGTCGTCGCGCAGGGAGGCCTGGTCGACGGCGTCGAGCTTGTGCATGGGAGATTCGCTTCCTTGCGGCGCCACAGGCCACCGCGGGTTGTGGGACCGTCTGGCCCCTCGATGTCGTCTGCCGTCCGGTCGGCCTCGTGCGAGGCAGCGACGTGAACGCTGCTCGCCCTCCCCCTGTGGCAGGGGCACTCGTCTGTTGCCGGACGCAGTCCCCGATTCTGCCAGAGTGGAGGCCCCACCGGGAAATCGTGCGTGGGACGGGGTGCCGGAGCCCTCCGTCGTCAGCGGCGGCGCTTGATGAGGTCGACGGTGCCCTCGTGGCGCCCGGGGCCCGGCACGATCCGGTAGCCGGCCTTCTTGTAGGTGCGCTGGTTGCGCTCGGAGGCGACGCCGGTGTTGATCCACCAGGTGCGCACGGTGCCAGGAGCCGCGGCCTCGCTGTGCGCCAGGAGCGCTCGCCCGAGGCCACGACCCTGCAGGTCGGGGGCGACCATGAGCCGGCCCGTCTCCCAGGTGTGCTCGTCGCCGGGCGCGACCCGCCCCCGCACCGACCCGACCAGACGTCCCGCTGCCCGCACGACCCACGTGGTCCAGTCGCCGAAGGACGCGGTCAGGTCGTCGAGCGACTCGCGCAGGGGCGGGATCTCCCAGCTACCCGCCGCCCGCCCCTCGGGCACCCAGCAGGCCCGACCCAGCACCAGCAGCTCGGCGGCGTCGCCGGGGGTCGCCACGGAGACCGCGAGCCCAGGGACCTCGCCGAGGGCCGAGCCGTCCGCAGCCACCACCTGCGAGCCGTGCAGCAGGTCGGGCCGACGGCTCGCCGTGCGCTCCAGCCGTTGCTGGTGGCGCCAGTCGGCGATCGCCGCGTGGTTGCCCGACAGCAGCACCTCGGGCACCGTGCGCTCGCGCCACAGGGCGGGCTTGGTGTAGACGGGGTACTCCAGCAGCCCGTCCTCGTGCGACTCCTCGACGAGTGACTCGGCGTTGCCGATGACGCCGGGCACCAGCCGCGCGACGGCCTCGACGATCGCGAGGACCGCGACCTCGCCGCCGTTGAGCACGTAGTCCCCGAGCGAGACGAGGGTGACCGGCATCCGCGACGCGGCCTCCTCGACCACCCGCTCGTCGATGCCTTCGTAGCGGCCGCAGGCGAAGGCCAGCCACGGCTCCTGGGCCAGCTCACGCGCCAGGGCCTGCGTGAAGCGCACCCCCGAGGGGGCGGGCACCAGCAGCCGGGGCACACCCTCGCCCGAGGCGACGACGGCGTCGAGCGCCTCACCCCAGGGCTCGGCGCGCATGACCATCCCCGCTCCCCCACCGTATGGAGTGTCGTCCGTGCTGCGGTGCCGGTCGTGGGCGTGCTCGCGCAGGTCGTGCACCCGCACGTCGAGCAGACCCTGGGCGCGGGCCTTGCCGATGAGCGACAGGTCGATGGGGGCGAGGTAGTCGGGGAAGATCGAGACCACGTCGATGCGCATCGCGGGGCCGGTCATGCGTTGAGGTCCAGCAGCCCCAGCGGCGGGTCGATGACGATCCGGCCACCGGCGAGGTCGACGGTCGGGACGATCGCCTCGACGAAGGGGACGTAGCCGGTGTGGCCGGCGTCGAGGTCGAGGACGAGCAGGTCCTGGGCGACACCGAGCTCGAGCGCGCTCACCGTGCCCACGCGGGTGCCGTCGGTCAGGACGACCTCGAGACCGACGAGCTGGTCCTCGTAGTAGGCCTCGTCGTCGTCCGACGCCGAGGCGGCGTCACCGTGCTCACCCGTGCCGGCGACGTCGGCGACCAGCTGGGTGCCGCGCAGCGACTCGGCCCCCGTGCGGTCGGGGATCTCGTCGAACGCCAGCAGCCAGGTGCCGTTGTGCAGGCGGGCCGAGCGCAGGGTCAGGGCGCGCGGAACCCCCGTGCCGGGGGCCGCCCGGGTCTCGAAGGTCACGCCCGGCGCGAAGCGCGCCCGGGGGTCGTCCGTGTGCAGCTGCACCGTCACCTCACCCTTGAGGCTGTGGGGCTTGCCGATCCGGGCCACGACGAGGTCCATGCGGGAATCCTCCCATCTACGAGGCGCCCACCGTCACCACTGCCCCGCGGACAGCGGCGCGTGCAGGGACTCGGACGACGAAGGCCCCGCCGTCCCGGGGGACAGGCGGGGCCTCGTACGGGGTGCTGCCGGCGTCAGCGCTGGTCGGTGTCGACGATGTCGACCCGCACCTGACCGCCACCGGCCAGGGCGGACACCACCGTGCGCAGGGCGCTGGCGGTGCGCCCGGAGCGCCCGATCACGCGGCCGAGGTCCTCGGGGTGCACCCGCACCTCGAGGAGGTCGCCACGACGCAGCTCCTTGCGCTTGACGACGACGTCGTCCGTGTGGTCGACGATGCCCTTGACCAGGTGCTCGAGGGCTTCCTCCAACACCGTCAGGCTCCGGCGGTCTCGGCGGTCGCAGCCTCGACCGGAGCCTCGGCGGCAGGCGCCTCGACAGCAGCCTCGGCGGGCTGGTCGGCCGGCTTCTCAGCAGCCTTCTCGGCCTTCTCGGGGGCCTTCTCGTCGGCCTTGGGCTCGGCCTTCTTGGCCGCCTTCTTGCGCGGGGTGGTGGCCCCACCCTCGGTGGCGTCGAGCGTGGAGCCACCGGCGGCGGCGATCGCCGCGTCGTACAGCTCACGCTTGGAGCGCTTCGGGGCCGCGAAGCGCAGCGTGCCCTCGGTGCCCTCGAGGCCCTTGAACTTCTGCCAGTCACCGGTGATCTTCAGCAGGGCCTCGACCGCCTCGGTGGGCTGCGCGCCCTGGGCGAGCCAGTGCTGGGCCCGGGCGGACTCGATGATGATGACCGAGGGGTCCTCGGTGGGGTGGTACTTGCCGATCTCCTCGATGGCCCGGCCATCGCGCTTGGCGCGCGAGTCCATGACGACGACGCGGTAGAACGGTGCACGGATCTTGCCCATGCGCTTCAGGCGGATCTTGACGGCCACGTGGGTGGTCTCCCTCTTCTGTGTCGTGAGCACGGCGAGACCGGCTGGGACAGCCGGGGAGCCGAGACTCGGGCGTAGGCGTCAGCCCGCGGACGATGGCCGCGTGGTCAGACGGGTACGCAGCCTCATTCTGCCAGACCACGAGCGCCTCACCGACCAGCGACGCAGATGCGGCCGCTCAGCGGCTGCGCCACGCGTCCGGGGCGGCAGCCAGCTCAGTGACGTGGCTCGGGAGGTCTCCGCTGAGCAGGTCGGCGAGCGTGGTGTCGTCGAGCACCCGGCGCAGGCTCGCGCGCACCGCCACCCACAGGGTGGGCAGGTGCTGCGCCACCCCGTCGTAGGACGTCTCGTGCGGGCGCCGCCCGCGCACCTCGGCGAGCGGCCCGTCGACGACGCGGAAGATGTCCGCGATGCCGATCTCGGTCGCGGGGCGCGCGAGGGTGTAGCCACCGGCGGGTCCGCGCTGGCTGGTCACCAGCCCGCCGCGGCGCAGGTCACCGAGGATCGACTCGAGGAACTTGCGCGGCAGCCCCTGCTCCTGCACGAGGGCCTCGACGGACACGGGGTGGCCGTCACCCGCGTGCGCGGCCACGCTGAGCAGCGCCCTGATGGCGTAGTCGGTCTTGGCGGAGATGTCCACGCGGCCATTGTCACCCGCGCGCACCCGAGGTCGTGCAGGATCCCGTGCGGCGCCCCGACCCCTCAGACCAGCGCGGCGTCCGCGCTGCGGGAGCGGGCCGCCTCCGGGGCCGACGCGGCTGCCGCGACCGGCGGCGCCACCGCGGGCACCACGTCCGGCACCCGGGTGGCCCGGGCGTGCACCCGGTCACCCTCGAGCAGGTGCAGGTGGTCGAGCTCGCCACGGGTGATCTGGGCGACGACCTCACCGCCGGTGGTGTCGTCGACGAGCTCGACGCGCACCTCGAAGCCGAGCCGCGCGACGCGCCGCACCCGGCCGACGGTGGCGAGGTCGTTCGCCGCGGGGGCGGGCTCGTCCTCGGCCAGGCGGGTGAGCACGATGTCGTGCGGTCGGACCAGGTGCCCACCGACGGTGGACACCTGACCGAGGAACGACATGACGAAGGTGTTGGCCGGGTGGTCGTAGAGCTCCTCGGGCGTGCCGACCTGCTCGATGCGGCCACGGTTGAGCACGGCGATGCGGTCGGAGATGTCGAGCGCCTCCTCCTGGTCGTGAGTGACCAGCACCGTCGTGACGTGCACCTCGTCGTGCAGGCGCCTCAGCCACAGGCGCAGCTCGGCCCGGACCTGTGCGTCGAGGGCGCCGAAGGGCTCGTCGAGCAGGAGCACCTCGGGGTCGACCGCGAGGGCCCGCGCCAGCGCCATGCGCTGGCGCTGACCGCCGGAGAGCTGGGCCGGGTAGCGGTGCTGGAACCCTGCGAGCCCGACGATCTCGAGCAGGTCGTCGACCTTCGTGGCGATCTCGGCCTTGGGCCGCTTGCGGATGCTGGGGCCGAAGGCCACGTTGTCGCGCACGGTCATGTGCTTGAACGCCGCGTAGTGCTGGAAGACGAAGCCGATGCCCCGCTTCTGTGGGGCCACCCCCGTGACGTCGCGGCCGCCGATGGTGATCACCCCGCTGTCGAGGTCGTCGAGGCCGCTGATGGCGCGCAGCAGGGTCGACTTGCCCGACCCGCTGGGACCGAGCAGAGCCGTCAGCGTGCCGGCGGGGATGTCGAGGGAGACGTCGTCGAGGGCGGCGAAGTCGCCGAAGCGGCGGTGGGCGTGGGCGACCGAGATCATCGGGGTGTTCATCGGGTCCTCCTGAGACGGTCGAGAACGGTCATGGCAACGAGGGTGAGCAGGGCGACGAGCATGAGCAGGGTGGCCGCCGAGTAGGCGCCGAAGGTGTTGTGGTCGTCGACGTAGCGGGCGTGGACGAGCAGGGTCAGGGTCTGGGAGACGCCGGGGAAGCCCGACGAGACCATGATCACCGCGCCGAACTCGCCGAGGGACCGGGCGATGGTGAGCACGACCCCGTAGGTCAGACCCCAGCGGATCGCCGGGAGGGTGATGCGCCAGAACGTCTGCCACCCGTTGGCGCCGAGGGTGGACGCCGCCTGCTCCTGCTCGTCGCCGATCTCGTGCAGCACCGGCTCGACCTCGCGCACGATGAAGGGCAGGGTCACGAAGATGGTGGCGAGCACCATCCCCGGCAGCCCGAAGATGACCTTGATCCCGTAGTCGTCGAGGAAGCCGAACCAGCCCCCCACCCCCCACAGCAGGATGAGCGAGACGCCCACGACGACGGGCGACAGCGCGAAGGGCAGGTCGACGACCGCCTGCAACAGGCCGCGTCCTGGGAAACGACCCCGGACGAGGGCCAGAGCCACGCCGACTCCGAAGACGACGTTCAGCGGCACGACGATCGCGACGATGAGCAGCGAGAGGTTGAGGGCAGAGATCGCGGCGGGCGTGCTGATCGACTGGATGAAGGCCCCGAGCCCGCTGCCGAACGTGCGGTAGGCGATCACCCCGATCGGCACGAGCAGCAGCACGACGACGTAGGCCAGGGCGACCGTGCGCAGCCCGATGCGGGCGCGGGTGGAGACCTTCATACGGACTTCTCCTCGAGCCGCAGGCTGCGGGCCGCGAGGACGCGCAGGACGAAGAGGGTGAGGAACGAGATGACGAGCAGCGCCACCGAGACCGCCGCGGCGTTGGCCTGCCGGTCGATCTCGATCTGCTGCTGGATGTACTGCGAGGCCATCTGCGTGTCCTTGGGGATGTTGCCCCCGATGAGCACGACCGAGCCGTACTCGCCGATGGCTCGCGCGAAGGCCAGCCCTCCCCCGCCGAGGATCGCCGGGCGCAGGGTCGGCAGGACGATCCGGCGGAAGATCGTCAGG
Proteins encoded in this region:
- the trmD gene encoding tRNA (guanosine(37)-N1)-methyltransferase TrmD, encoding MRIDVVSIFPDYLAPIDLSLIGKARAQGLLDVRVHDLREHAHDRHRSTDDTPYGGGAGMVMRAEPWGEALDAVVASGEGVPRLLVPAPSGVRFTQALARELAQEPWLAFACGRYEGIDERVVEEAASRMPVTLVSLGDYVLNGGEVAVLAIVEAVARLVPGVIGNAESLVEESHEDGLLEYPVYTKPALWRERTVPEVLLSGNHAAIADWRHQQRLERTASRRPDLLHGSQVVAADGSALGEVPGLAVSVATPGDAAELLVLGRACWVPEGRAAGSWEIPPLRESLDDLTASFGDWTTWVVRAAGRLVGSVRGRVAPGDEHTWETGRLMVAPDLQGRGLGRALLAHSEAAAPGTVRTWWINTGVASERNQRTYKKAGYRIVPGPGRHEGTVDLIKRRR
- the cysW gene encoding sulfate ABC transporter permease subunit CysW, which produces MKVSTRARIGLRTVALAYVVVLLLVPIGVIAYRTFGSGLGAFIQSISTPAAISALNLSLLIVAIVVPLNVVFGVGVALALVRGRFPGRGLLQAVVDLPFALSPVVVGVSLILLWGVGGWFGFLDDYGIKVIFGLPGMVLATIFVTLPFIVREVEPVLHEIGDEQEQAASTLGANGWQTFWRITLPAIRWGLTYGVVLTIARSLGEFGAVIMVSSGFPGVSQTLTLLVHARYVDDHNTFGAYSAATLLMLVALLTLVAMTVLDRLRRTR
- the rimM gene encoding ribosome maturation factor RimM (Essential for efficient processing of 16S rRNA), which produces MDLVVARIGKPHSLKGEVTVQLHTDDPRARFAPGVTFETRAAPGTGVPRALTLRSARLHNGTWLLAFDEIPDRTGAESLRGTQLVADVAGTGEHGDAASASDDDEAYYEDQLVGLEVVLTDGTRVGTVSALELGVAQDLLVLDLDAGHTGYVPFVEAIVPTVDLAGGRIVIDPPLGLLDLNA
- a CDS encoding RNA-binding protein, which encodes MLEEALEHLVKGIVDHTDDVVVKRKELRRGDLLEVRVHPEDLGRVIGRSGRTASALRTVVSALAGGGQVRVDIVDTDQR
- the rpsP gene encoding 30S ribosomal protein S16; this translates as MAVKIRLKRMGKIRAPFYRVVVMDSRAKRDGRAIEEIGKYHPTEDPSVIIIESARAQHWLAQGAQPTEAVEALLKITGDWQKFKGLEGTEGTLRFAAPKRSKRELYDAAIAAAGGSTLDATEGGATTPRKKAAKKAEPKADEKAPEKAEKAAEKPADQPAEAAVEAPAAEAPVEAATAETAGA
- a CDS encoding TOBE-like domain-containing protein produces the protein MNTPMISVAHAHRRFGDFAALDDVSLDIPAGTLTALLGPSGSGKSTLLRAISGLDDLDSGVITIGGRDVTGVAPQKRGIGFVFQHYAAFKHMTVRDNVAFGPSIRKRPKAEIATKVDDLLEIVGLAGFQHRYPAQLSGGQRQRMALARALAVDPEVLLLDEPFGALDAQVRAELRLWLRRLHDEVHVTTVLVTHDQEEALDISDRIAVLNRGRIEQVGTPEELYDHPANTFVMSFLGQVSTVGGHLVRPHDIVLTRLAEDEPAPAANDLATVGRVRRVARLGFEVRVELVDDTTGGEVVAQITRGELDHLHLLEGDRVHARATRVPDVVPAVAPPVAAAASAPEAARSRSADAALV
- a CDS encoding Rrf2 family transcriptional regulator; its protein translation is MDISAKTDYAIRALLSVAAHAGDGHPVSVEALVQEQGLPRKFLESILGDLRRGGLVTSQRGPAGGYTLARPATEIGIADIFRVVDGPLAEVRGRRPHETSYDGVAQHLPTLWVAVRASLRRVLDDTTLADLLSGDLPSHVTELAAAPDAWRSR